The sequence below is a genomic window from Lolium perenne isolate Kyuss_39 chromosome 4, Kyuss_2.0, whole genome shotgun sequence.
tggatcaaaaggtatatcgctccatgattggatccttgctttacctttgcgcatctagaccggacatagtgttgagtgttggtgtgtgtgcaaggtatcaagcttctcctaaggagagccacatgatggctctcaaaagaatctttcgatatttggttgataccccaagatatggtatttggtaccccaaaggctcaagttttattctcaatggatataccgatgcggattgggcgggtgacaaggatgataggaaatcaacttccggggcttgccaattccttggtagatccttggtgtgttggtcttctaagaagcaaaattgcatatctctctccaccgccgaagccgaatatgttgccgccgcaagtggatgcactcaattgttatggatgaggcaaactttaaaggaatacggtgtcatttgtgacaaagtgcctctattatgtgacaatgaaagtgctatcaagattgcctataatccggtgcaacattcaagaacgaagcatattgagatccgaatcatttcattagggatcatgttgcccggggtgatattgagcttatctatgttcctaccaaggatcaacttgccgatatattcacaaagcctcttgatgaagcaaggttcacttatttgaggaatgagctaaatatcattgattcaaggagtatagcttgaccatcttgcaaacacaccttcgtctcaaaactttatttggtttagatgtgggcatggaaatagggggagtgcggtttaaattattgagctattcctcccccataatgccaacattaaagatttcattctcgttatatcatattttgatatgtgagcttaaatgatgagtattggtttggacccaagatatatcttcgcggtgccataccataacactcatatatggtggcctaggccaccacactcttctttgtgaagagttggagttgtttggtttttcattggattttattgacatctccatgttcttatgggaaatcactctagtttggccttatttgctcatatcttgcaaacttgagtgaccatgtaccattaacagtttgtatcttctaaaacctaagcctactctcccctataagccatttccatcttgctcatttgtcatgtttggtaaaaaacttggagtttgaggtttttcggtcggatgatctagggtgctccatcttattggtaaatttgtaccttatatgtgacgtgatactttattacatcatatatgggacttgcaaataaccaacgaaagatgggctGGATTTCCgtgattctggaattttccaaccccggataatccggccccaggccACCTCgaatatccggcccggccggattatccgccctaagctagggccggattatccggcctgggcagatcttgaaagggttgagtcGAGGGCGCAGGGGGCAAAACGGTTCAGACCTtcccccccacgcgcctctctcctctttctcctctcaaggccgccggatctcctcctcctcgccggagacgctccatccgccccctctcggagttcttgggtggatcgggtgcacctcctccctagctaccttctccaccaagcggtttccacaatggatgtgggtatgattcacaatctctaaccctagatgttgtgttttatatgtgctattttcttggtggaattggtgtctagttgttccaaatcatgagtagtgtactcctcttgcatgctatgaggccgatctagtcttagacatgtttttgattggaaatctgcacatctcgcagggccggattatccgccccccgagcaggccggattatccggccgggccggattatccgcccccaggggcaccggattatccggcctggagcttcatcgccgctgcagttttgcttcaatctatcatgtttagacttgtaccaacttatagcatgcttctcgagtattttactatatcttacatgacttatgagcattaccttctctttgctacccgcctttgcttctcacaggtggtgcttctcggggtggtcggagacgccagaggcatgatcgatctagtgacgagtttgcacccaatgctcctcgcaagtcggtcacttcaagaaggaagaacaaggaagtgagggagaactacaaggccatggatccAGTGTCTTATTCCGCTCTCcgcttgaagaactggtatgaagatttGCCAAgagatgaagagatagagggcaggagatattggtgcatggagcaaatgtacatctacaaggacatctatgagccaatgaagaatctgagacccatgcaagccatTGATGTGGACATTCTAGCTGAAAacgatcactttgaagatgctatctgggttgttggaagaatgggcttgaaagatatcatgaagattcaatgtgactatagcccagagttggtgaagcaattctttgccactttggcaatcaagactgatgaggaacgcactatggaatggatgtctggctccacacactgcagtgccactctgcACCGCTTTGCCAGTATTCTTGGAGTCTCTattgatgagggtcgtcgtcttcatggaccacaacaggCAGATAAGAATGCTCTTGCAAATCTCTATACCTCAGAGGGAAGGATTGGTTTTACAAAGGGGCTGCTTCtcatatacagtcagttgcttcggttctttcgggcaaccatttgcccaagtggtggtaacaatgatgctatcCGGGGAGTTCTTGtagatcttatgcacctcagctataagtgtgctcgtgatggtgatgaagtgagggactacactcttgatatcatggactttatcttccatgagatccgtgatgccatggtctcccggaccaccataccttatgcaccctacatccagcttctcatcaacaactctgtgtctgtgagtgaagatttgagtgggtatccgttggtgaagcaccatgtcaagaaggcctacaagctcaagccagtctcttctgctgttcctgcacctgactctttcatgggtgatgctcgttctagtggtatTGCTCCTGGTCGTCATCccgatgtcccggctatgaggaagcaagtgacccggcttagttggtttcagcgtcacatcctttgcatgaacattgagatccataaggagaactatgcagctagccgtgagcgttctgagattaagcatactcaggcggttattctacacaagctcagtggtgatcaaggtcccccacctcagcctccagctcacccgGGTTACACTAgatggcactctgcacaggttccatggagtgatcttgatgattgccttcaaaggtccaacacctcccgtcgctctccggatgctcctgacactgatgaagaggaagaagaagaagaagaggtgcaagagtccgatgatgattatgcctccgagtgattcccatgggacgtgtagcatcgcgcttgtcccctttttggcgtctcgatgccaagggggagaagtgttctattaggattctcggggatttgcatggtttgggcacaagcataggcgtttatcattcttatattgcttgtgttcccgcttatttgaactatttggtttatttgtgtgccgttcaaaactatgtgctatgtggtgtgagacattgttatggttttcggatttctatttgttgagatcaaggatatttcattatgtgtgatgctatatctccgtattatatatctacacatgggtatgacttccttcatcctatctcaacttcatatgtgtcaatgtcttttgttagagctcatgttggatatctcttgtgttgaggcaccatacttctatgtgttgtgtatttgtattcaaatgcaaattacttatatgcacacatgtagggggagtgcctctatgttttgccatcatgcttgtctctataatGATTcttttgcaaatccgtatattgtcatcaaacaccaaaaagggggagattgaaagaacatctctcacattatgttttgtgtgtttgatgtcaatatatatgatacactaatgtttgtttaagtggtacagggattacatagatatttattcatgtgtgttggatttgatcgtgtgtcaaaaaggtttcagaaaaagtttggccaggccggataatccgggccggatattgtcgaaatatccggcccccctgtttttggctaagtgtTTCAGGAAATGTGGCTCTGgaagggggccggacatttggccggataatgtcccggtattgtaccagggccggattatccgggccggatattttgcaaatatccggcccccgctttttcgctaaggactggaagaaaatcaactcgaaggaggccggacatttggccggacattgtcactcttttgcccgaagaccggattatccgggggcggattatccggcccttacttaggccggattatccggccccggaacttcaacggctccattttgagtgggggtataaataccccccttcttcctccttgcctctttgctcaatcattgcacaagaattctgccaagccacctccattagagccaactcaaagaaagtcaagatttgcaagatctccttcctcccccaaccaaatctcttgatctttggagattcgaaggagaagacaccgatctacatcctcaccgaagcgttcttcatttccccctctcttgtttgagggatctcatgctagtgttcctatttggttccctagttgattcgtgttgatgtattgttgttgattgttgtgttgtaacagatttgg
It includes:
- the LOC127346659 gene encoding uncharacterized protein, with amino-acid sequence MDVGGASRGGRRRQRHDRSSDEFAPNAPRKSVTSRRKNKEVRENYKAMDPVSYSALRLKNWYEDLPRDEEIEGRRYWCMEQMYIYKDIYEPMKNLRPMQAIDVDILAENDHFEDAIWVVGRMGLKDIMKIQCDYSPELVKQFFATLAIKTDEERTMEWMSGSTHCSATLHRFASILGVSIDEGRRLHGPQQADKNALANLYTSEGRIGFTKGLLLIYSQLLRFFRATICPSGGNNDAIRGVLVDLMHLSYKCARDGDEVRDYTLDIMDFIFHEIRDAMVSRTTIPYAPYIQLLINNSVSVSEDLSGYPLVKHHVKKAYKLKPVSSAVPAPDSFMGDARSSGIAPGRHPDVPAMRKQVTRLSWFQRHILCMNIEIHKENYAASRERSEIKHTQAVILHKLSGDQGPPPQPPAHPGYTRWHSAQNHLTELNSLRTAEKEKVEDLSRRLTEVEKQRLALQEEVTAKSTELTATAKRWTDEFSALDRGLAAAFPETQDAALAAVGVARDSRRRETGEGSSEYFSMEDHMASMAARIEPITKLGWELRKAAEELVPMLWPEEAVPQDISGLISSMERAPDRFLDWKESATRAGADMALSFVLSWYNEVDLGQLQFRRAGVEDKLPADLKAARLARASAIADFVDKGAFVADPNPPPSDEDYMEDEEAEDAPEDDPSREA